One stretch of Flavobacterium sp. 9 DNA includes these proteins:
- the nusA gene encoding transcription termination factor NusA, whose translation MENLALIDSFSEFKDNKLIDRVTLMAILEDVFRNALKKKYGSDDNFDIIINPDKGDMEIWRRRVIVADEDLDFENEEITLTEARMIEADFEIGEEVSEEVKLIDLGRRAILALRQNLISKIHEHDNTNLYKQFKDIIGDIYTAEVHHVRPRVVILVDDEGNEIVLPKEKQIPSDFFRKGDNVRGIIESVELKGNKPQIIMSRTSEKFLEKLFEQEIPEVFDGLITVKNVVRIPGEKAKVAVDSYDDRIDPVGACVGMKGSRIHGIVRELGNENIDVINYTNNIQLFITRALSPAKVSSIKIDEENKRAEVFLKLEEVSKAIGRGGHNIKLAGQLTGYELDVIREGDVASGEDDDVELTEFSDEIEGWVIEEFAKIGLDTARSILKQEVEDLVRRTDLEEETILDVMKILKEEFDS comes from the coding sequence ATGGAAAATTTAGCATTAATCGATTCATTCTCAGAGTTTAAAGATAATAAACTTATTGATCGTGTAACGCTTATGGCAATTTTAGAGGACGTGTTTAGAAATGCATTGAAGAAAAAATACGGTTCTGATGATAACTTCGATATTATTATTAATCCTGATAAGGGAGATATGGAAATATGGAGAAGAAGAGTGATTGTTGCTGATGAAGATCTTGATTTTGAAAATGAAGAAATTACATTGACAGAAGCTAGAATGATCGAAGCGGATTTTGAAATTGGTGAAGAAGTTTCTGAAGAAGTTAAATTGATTGATTTAGGACGAAGAGCGATTTTAGCTTTACGCCAAAACTTAATATCTAAAATTCACGAACACGATAATACAAATCTTTATAAGCAATTTAAAGATATTATCGGTGATATTTATACTGCCGAAGTGCACCATGTTCGCCCTAGAGTTGTTATCTTAGTTGATGATGAAGGGAACGAAATTGTACTTCCGAAAGAAAAACAAATTCCGTCTGATTTTTTCCGTAAAGGAGATAATGTACGTGGAATCATTGAAAGCGTTGAATTAAAAGGAAACAAACCTCAAATTATTATGTCTAGAACTTCAGAGAAGTTTTTAGAGAAATTGTTTGAACAAGAAATTCCTGAAGTTTTCGACGGATTAATTACTGTTAAAAATGTAGTTCGTATTCCTGGTGAAAAAGCAAAAGTAGCGGTAGATTCTTATGATGATAGAATCGATCCTGTTGGAGCTTGTGTTGGTATGAAAGGATCTCGTATTCACGGAATTGTTCGTGAATTAGGGAACGAAAATATCGACGTAATCAATTATACAAACAACATTCAATTGTTTATTACAAGAGCATTAAGCCCTGCAAAAGTTTCTTCAATTAAAATTGATGAAGAAAACAAAAGAGCTGAAGTATTCTTGAAATTAGAAGAAGTATCTAAAGCAATTGGTAGAGGAGGTCACAATATTAAATTAGCAGGTCAGCTTACAGGCTATGAGCTGGATGTTATTAGAGAAGGTGATGTTGCTAGTGGTGAAGATGATGACGTTGAATTAACTGAGTTTTCAGATGAAATTGAAGGCTGGGTTATCGAAGAATTTGCAAAAATTGGTTTAGATACAGCTAGAAGTATCTTAAAACAAGAAGTAGAAGATTTAGTAAGAAGAACAGATTTAGAAGAGGAAACAATTCTTGATGTTATGAAAATACTAAAAGAAGAGTTTGATAGCTAG
- a CDS encoding AraC family transcriptional regulator has product MTAKTNTKPQILYSCYYARSREGEHFIPEHVFSYQISGEMTASDSKNTYLTKAGDFRFSKRNNLAKFTKIPPEGGEFKTISLFLDQEILREISKEYDFKINKRTDSETMIMLAPNPLYKSFMESLISYLEVEQEDNETLFNLKIKEAVHLLLKVNPELKDVLFDFSEPGKMDLEAFMNKNFHFNVHLNRFAYLTGRSLATFKRDFEKVFQQTPGKWLLNKRLQEAYYLISQGTPPSEVYIGVGFEDLSHFSFSFKKKFGVVPSSLLSK; this is encoded by the coding sequence ATGACTGCAAAAACAAATACAAAACCTCAAATACTTTACTCCTGCTATTACGCACGCAGTCGTGAAGGTGAACATTTTATACCGGAACACGTCTTTAGCTACCAGATCTCAGGAGAAATGACAGCTTCAGACAGCAAAAACACCTATCTCACAAAAGCGGGAGATTTTCGCTTTAGCAAAAGAAATAATTTAGCAAAATTCACCAAAATACCACCCGAAGGAGGCGAATTCAAAACAATATCTCTTTTTCTGGATCAGGAGATTCTTCGCGAAATAAGCAAAGAATACGATTTCAAAATCAACAAAAGAACAGATTCTGAAACCATGATTATGTTAGCGCCAAATCCGCTTTACAAATCCTTCATGGAATCACTTATATCTTACCTCGAAGTCGAACAAGAAGACAACGAAACTCTTTTTAATTTAAAAATAAAAGAAGCCGTACATCTATTACTTAAAGTAAATCCAGAATTAAAAGATGTTTTATTTGATTTTAGCGAACCCGGCAAAATGGATCTTGAAGCTTTTATGAACAAAAATTTCCATTTTAACGTGCATCTTAATCGTTTTGCTTATTTAACTGGAAGAAGTTTAGCTACTTTTAAAAGAGATTTCGAAAAAGTATTCCAACAAACACCTGGAAAATGGCTCTTGAACAAAAGACTTCAAGAAGCTTATTATCTAATTAGCCAAGGAACACCGCCATCAGAAGTTTATATAGGCGTTGGTTTTGAAGATCTTTCGCATTTCTCATTTTCATTCAAGAAGAAATTCGGTGTAGTTCCATCTTCTTTACTCTCTAAATAA
- a CDS encoding helix-turn-helix domain-containing protein: MNNDYQTYLVVDLGFQINPSLPVVGYTETITDAVCSLHSHPRAQLLYATSGVMNVVVENQIWVVNPLQGLWIAGGVEHQVSFQKDVNLYSVFIDPSYTNNLPSTSFSFDISVFLKQLMFKIISFEDPKNLTPAQRRIMDVFLDELVLIHPSSTFLPTSNHIKLKSIIDLLINDVANKETIEHFADLSYMSSRTLSRLFTKELGMSFSDWRIRLKLLEAIKRLGEKQSIKEIAFDLGYETTSAFIFMFKKNLGKTPSNYILENKTEY, from the coding sequence ATGAATAACGATTATCAGACATATCTTGTTGTTGACCTTGGATTTCAGATAAACCCATCTCTTCCGGTTGTGGGATATACCGAAACAATTACAGATGCTGTTTGTTCCTTGCATTCACATCCACGAGCACAACTTCTTTACGCAACAAGTGGCGTCATGAATGTGGTTGTAGAAAATCAAATTTGGGTTGTAAATCCCCTACAGGGATTATGGATTGCAGGCGGAGTTGAACATCAGGTATCTTTTCAAAAGGATGTAAATCTATATAGTGTTTTTATCGATCCGTCCTATACAAATAATCTGCCATCAACTAGTTTTTCTTTTGATATTTCAGTTTTTCTAAAACAGTTAATGTTTAAAATTATTTCTTTTGAAGATCCTAAAAACTTAACTCCTGCACAAAGAAGAATTATGGATGTATTTTTGGATGAACTAGTTTTGATTCATCCAAGTTCTACTTTCTTACCCACAAGCAATCACATAAAACTCAAAAGCATTATTGATCTTTTAATCAATGATGTCGCCAACAAAGAAACAATAGAACATTTCGCTGATTTATCTTATATGAGCAGCCGAACATTATCCAGACTTTTCACAAAAGAACTAGGAATGAGTTTTAGCGATTGGAGAATTAGATTAAAACTATTAGAAGCAATAAAAAGATTAGGAGAAAAACAATCCATAAAAGAAATTGCATTTGATTTAGGATACGAAACAACGAGTGCATTTATTTTTATGTTTAAAAAAAATCTAGGTAAGACTCCTTCAAATTATATTTTGGAAAATAAAACAGAATACTAA
- a CDS encoding universal stress protein: MKRILVPTDFSEHAEDALKVAAKIAKKNDSEIIILHMLELPHQMNDAILGGASIPETMLFMKKANEMLDEISSKPYLDGIKVTEIVKMDKPIHGITQVSKDYEVDLIIMGSHGSSGIEELLIGSNTEKVVRNSDIPVLVIKKDITDFKVGNIVFASDFSEETKKPFEKLLNFTKFFESKIHLVTICTPNSFKPTHVIQKAMDNFIAEFNLTNYTTHIYNDTNIEKGIINFANSINADIIGMCTHGRTGFAHFFNGSISEGLVNHTVKPVVTFKI, from the coding sequence ATGAAACGAATTCTAGTACCTACCGACTTCTCAGAACATGCAGAAGACGCCTTGAAAGTTGCTGCCAAAATCGCCAAAAAAAACGATTCGGAAATTATCATTTTACACATGCTTGAATTGCCACATCAAATGAACGACGCAATTTTGGGCGGCGCAAGCATTCCGGAAACTATGCTTTTCATGAAAAAAGCAAACGAAATGCTGGACGAAATTTCATCAAAACCTTATCTTGACGGAATAAAAGTGACTGAAATCGTAAAAATGGACAAGCCAATTCATGGAATTACTCAGGTAAGCAAAGATTATGAAGTTGATTTAATCATAATGGGATCACATGGTTCTTCTGGAATTGAAGAACTCTTAATAGGCTCAAATACTGAAAAAGTAGTACGTAATTCTGATATTCCAGTTTTAGTAATCAAAAAAGACATCACAGATTTCAAAGTTGGAAATATCGTTTTTGCCTCTGACTTTTCCGAAGAAACCAAAAAACCTTTCGAAAAACTTTTGAACTTTACTAAATTCTTCGAATCAAAAATTCATTTAGTTACAATTTGCACTCCAAATAGCTTTAAACCAACTCATGTTATTCAAAAAGCTATGGATAATTTTATAGCCGAATTTAATCTTACAAATTACACAACTCACATCTATAACGACACTAATATCGAAAAAGGAATTATCAATTTCGCCAACAGTATTAATGCTGACATTATTGGAATGTGCACTCACGGAAGAACCGGATTTGCTCACTTTTTTAACGGAAGCATCAGCGAAGGATTAGTAAATCATACCGTAAAACCTGTTGTTACTTTTAAGATTTAA
- a CDS encoding MFS transporter has translation MTNVKTQPEIVQKTIYSILFIISFSHFINDLLQAVIPSVYPLFKEKFNLSFAQIGMITFTYQLTASILQPFVGMYTDKKSKPYSLIVGMSFTLLGLFFVSIASSFTYLLLAVSLIGIGSSIFHPESSRVAHLASGGKRGLAQSIFQLGGNAGSAVGPLLAALIVIPYGQFYIIWFCLIALIGIFVLYRIAIWYSAHLELKRQNKETSHEIFTHQLSKKRVVFSLIILLILIFSKYFYLASITSYYTFFLIDKFNISIQESQIYLFAFLGAVAAGTLIGGPLGDRFGRKYVIWISILGVAPFTLLLPYASLFWVGILSVIIGLIISSAFSAILVYATELLPGKVGLVAGLFFGFAFGMGGLGSAILGKLADLTSIAYVFKICAFLPLIGVITGFLPNIEGKKR, from the coding sequence ATGACAAATGTTAAAACACAACCTGAGATAGTTCAAAAAACGATCTATTCTATACTTTTCATTATTAGCTTTTCTCACTTTATTAATGATTTATTGCAAGCAGTAATTCCTTCTGTTTATCCTTTATTCAAGGAAAAATTTAATTTAAGTTTCGCTCAGATTGGTATGATAACTTTTACGTACCAACTTACTGCTTCTATTTTGCAACCATTTGTTGGAATGTATACGGATAAAAAGTCTAAGCCGTATTCATTAATTGTTGGGATGAGTTTTACATTATTAGGGCTATTTTTTGTATCGATTGCATCGAGCTTTACTTATTTATTATTGGCGGTTAGTTTGATTGGTATTGGGTCTTCTATTTTTCATCCGGAATCTTCAAGAGTAGCGCATTTAGCATCAGGTGGAAAACGTGGGTTAGCGCAATCTATTTTTCAACTGGGAGGGAATGCAGGTAGTGCGGTTGGACCTTTATTGGCTGCTTTAATTGTGATTCCGTATGGACAATTCTATATAATCTGGTTTTGTCTGATCGCCTTAATTGGAATTTTTGTTTTATATAGAATAGCAATTTGGTACAGCGCGCATTTAGAGTTAAAACGACAAAATAAAGAAACATCACATGAGATTTTTACGCATCAATTGTCTAAAAAAAGAGTAGTGTTTTCATTGATTATTCTATTGATCTTAATTTTTTCGAAATACTTTTATTTGGCAAGTATTACTAGTTATTATACATTTTTTCTAATCGATAAGTTTAATATTTCGATTCAGGAATCACAGATTTATTTATTTGCTTTTTTAGGTGCAGTTGCTGCTGGTACATTAATCGGTGGACCATTGGGAGATAGGTTTGGGAGAAAATATGTGATTTGGATTTCTATTTTAGGAGTTGCGCCTTTTACTCTTTTGCTTCCATATGCGTCGTTATTCTGGGTTGGCATTTTGTCAGTAATAATTGGATTGATAATTTCCTCTGCATTTTCGGCTATTTTGGTTTACGCGACAGAATTATTGCCGGGTAAAGTTGGTTTGGTAGCTGGATTGTTTTTTGGTTTTGCTTTTGGAATGGGAGGTTTAGGATCGGCTATTCTAGGTAAACTGGCTGATTTGACCAGTATAGCTTATGTTTTTAAAATTTGCGCCTTTTTGCCATTGATTGGTGTTATAACTGGGTTTTTACCTAATATTGAAGGTAAAAAAAGATAA
- a CDS encoding aldehyde dehydrogenase family protein codes for MKTIDKIYINGEFVTPQGQEYFDLISPTTNEKLGRVLLGNKEDTQNAVNAAKTAFKTFSKTTVAERIQYLQNIKTAIEKRKTDFINVMIEEYGGTLQFSTISYEYMLKGFDSAINLLNTYDFTKKMGESEVQMTPLGVVGIIIPWNSSNGFICSKLSTAIVAGCTTVIKPSEMSAQQTQLITECLHEARLPKGVFNIVNGLGEVVGAEISRNPDIAKISFTGSTTVGKIIATEAINTMKRVTLELGGKSPNIILDDANFSEAIPLAIIAAYMNNGQACIAGTRLLVPENKLEEVKTLVKEIVSKTIVGDPKNETTAVGPMVSNKQYDRVQNYIKTGINEGAEVLIGGLGKPEGLEKGNFVKPTVFIHVNNQMRIAREEIFGPVLSIITYKTEEEAIEIANDTTYGLQAYVSSSNNERAHKVASQINAGRVQINGIGHDPMAPFGGFKQSGIGREFGVLGLEAYLEPRALIQ; via the coding sequence ATGAAAACAATAGACAAAATCTACATTAATGGAGAATTCGTTACTCCACAAGGACAAGAATATTTTGACCTGATAAGCCCAACGACAAATGAAAAACTAGGAAGAGTTCTTTTAGGAAACAAAGAAGACACTCAAAATGCAGTAAACGCAGCTAAAACAGCTTTCAAAACTTTCTCAAAAACCACAGTTGCAGAAAGAATTCAATACCTGCAAAACATAAAAACAGCTATCGAGAAAAGAAAAACCGACTTCATCAATGTAATGATTGAAGAATACGGAGGAACACTGCAATTTTCAACAATAAGCTATGAATATATGCTAAAAGGTTTTGATTCTGCGATTAACCTATTAAACACTTATGATTTTACTAAAAAAATGGGAGAATCTGAAGTTCAAATGACACCGCTGGGAGTTGTGGGAATTATCATTCCATGGAATTCAAGCAACGGATTCATATGCAGCAAATTATCAACTGCAATTGTCGCAGGATGTACAACGGTTATAAAACCAAGCGAAATGAGCGCGCAGCAAACCCAATTAATCACAGAATGCCTTCATGAAGCAAGACTTCCAAAAGGTGTTTTCAATATCGTAAACGGACTTGGCGAAGTTGTTGGAGCCGAAATAAGCCGCAATCCGGATATTGCAAAAATCTCCTTCACAGGATCAACTACTGTCGGGAAAATTATCGCCACAGAAGCCATTAATACCATGAAACGCGTTACGCTTGAACTTGGTGGAAAATCTCCAAATATCATTTTGGACGATGCCAATTTCTCAGAAGCAATTCCGTTAGCTATAATTGCCGCTTACATGAACAACGGGCAAGCGTGCATTGCAGGAACAAGATTATTAGTTCCCGAAAATAAACTTGAAGAAGTCAAAACTCTTGTTAAAGAAATAGTTTCAAAAACAATTGTTGGTGACCCAAAAAATGAAACAACCGCAGTTGGACCAATGGTTAGCAACAAACAATATGATCGCGTTCAGAATTACATCAAAACAGGAATAAACGAAGGTGCAGAAGTTCTTATTGGCGGTTTAGGAAAACCTGAAGGATTAGAAAAAGGAAATTTCGTAAAACCAACAGTTTTTATTCATGTAAACAACCAAATGCGCATTGCGAGAGAAGAAATATTCGGTCCTGTTTTATCTATTATTACCTATAAAACAGAAGAAGAAGCAATCGAAATAGCAAACGACACCACTTATGGACTACAAGCCTATGTAAGCTCATCAAACAACGAAAGAGCTCACAAAGTTGCTTCACAAATTAATGCAGGACGCGTTCAGATAAACGGAATCGGACACGATCCAATGGCTCCTTTTGGCGGATTTAAACAATCAGGAATAGGCAGAGAATTTGGAGTTCTTGGACTTGAAGCATATCTTGAACCAAGAGCATTAATTCAATAA
- the rimP gene encoding ribosome assembly cofactor RimP, whose amino-acid sequence MTFKEKVNGLITEALLEKPSIFLIDLAISDSFKISVGLDGDNGVALQDCIDISRAVENNLDREEQDFSLEVASVGVGSPLKLTRQYKKNIGRTLIVTTNNEKIEAELVEANDVFIILSWKAREPKKVGKGKETVQKEQQIPYTEIKEAIVTVTF is encoded by the coding sequence ATGACATTTAAAGAAAAAGTAAACGGATTAATTACAGAAGCTCTTCTGGAAAAACCATCAATCTTTTTGATTGATCTGGCTATTTCTGACTCTTTTAAAATTAGTGTTGGCTTAGACGGGGATAATGGAGTGGCGTTGCAGGATTGCATTGATATTAGTCGTGCAGTCGAGAATAATCTGGATCGTGAAGAACAGGATTTTTCGCTTGAAGTAGCATCGGTTGGAGTAGGGTCACCATTGAAATTGACAAGACAATACAAGAAAAATATTGGTAGAACGTTGATTGTTACTACAAATAATGAAAAAATTGAAGCAGAATTAGTGGAAGCTAACGATGTTTTTATAATTTTGTCTTGGAAAGCAAGAGAACCGAAAAAAGTAGGAAAAGGAAAAGAAACAGTTCAAAAAGAGCAACAAATACCTTATACAGAAATTAAAGAGGCAATTGTTACAGTAACATTTTAA
- a CDS encoding SPOR domain-containing protein, which produces MRILTHSKRVFLTLAMFTLAYNIHAQDQNLTLNQDPKFEQLLNDKRKINTSINTNDTYKIQIFSGKSEEAKKALADFKRENSDIDGTIIFNTPNYKVIVGNFKTRIEAERNLAEIKKKYKSVFLIKPSK; this is translated from the coding sequence ATGAGAATTTTAACCCACTCAAAAAGAGTTTTCTTAACACTAGCAATGTTCACTTTAGCATATAACATTCATGCTCAAGACCAAAATTTAACACTAAATCAAGATCCCAAATTTGAGCAATTATTAAACGACAAGCGCAAAATTAACACGTCAATAAACACAAACGACACTTATAAAATTCAAATTTTTAGCGGGAAAAGCGAGGAAGCAAAAAAAGCACTAGCAGATTTCAAAAGAGAAAATAGTGATATCGACGGCACAATAATTTTCAACACACCAAACTACAAAGTAATCGTTGGGAATTTTAAAACAAGAATCGAAGCAGAAAGAAATTTAGCTGAAATTAAGAAAAAGTACAAAAGTGTATTTTTGATCAAACCAAGCAAATAG
- the infB gene encoding translation initiation factor IF-2, producing the protein MSEERVIRINKVLRELNISLERAVDYLKDKGIAIDANPNAKISDSEFNILQSQFAGDKGNKEASKEVGEEKRKEKEALRVEREKEIEDKRRQDEERQKQQEIIKARAVVTGPVQVGKIDLNPKKPAVVSTPPIVEEPVKAEEPKVVVAPTQPEKPVQKEVVQPEPVVAPVVSEEKKVEKPIITEKKEVKVETPKVAPEPVISTDPTTAEETITTQYQKLSGTTLTGQTIDLSQFNKPKKKKEDPKITPNKPGAPGANNNNANKNKRKRIAPKPGTPGAPKPATGNAPGTPNPNKITPNTGGGGFNANRSARPGFVKGNRPAIVAKVEPTEEEVKNQIRETLEKLQGKGGKSKAAKYRRDKRDTHRQKSDEEQRALDEGSKTIKVTEFVTVGEIAIMMDVPITKVIGTCMSLGIMVTMNQRLDAETLTIVADEFGYEVEFITVDIEEAIEVVEDKEEDLVVRAPIVTVMGHVDHGKTSLLDYIRKENVIAGESGGITQHIGAYGVTLDNGQKIAFLDTPGHEAFTAMRARGAQVTDIAIIVVAADDDIMPQTKEAISHAQAAGVPIIFAINKIDKPNANVEKIKERLASMNLLVEDWGGKIQSHDISAKVGTGVKELLEKVLLEAEILDLKSNPNKAAQGTVVEAFLDKGKGYVSTILVQHGTLRVGDYMLAGKHHGKIKAMHDERGHIVKEAGPSTPVSVLGLDGAATAGDKFNVFEDEKEAKQIASKRSQLMREQSVRTQRHITLDEIGRRIALGQFKELNVILKGDVDGSVEALSDSFSKLSTEEIQINIIHKGVGAITETDVMLASASDAIIIGFNVRPAGNARQLADKEEIDIRYYSIIYAAIDDLKDAMEGMLAPEMKEEILGTAEIREIFKISKVGSIAGCMVMDGKIMRSSKIRVIRDGVVVHTGELVALKRFKDDVKEVSKGYDCGIQIKGYNDIEERDVIEAYHEVAIKKKLK; encoded by the coding sequence ATGTCTGAAGAGAGAGTAATAAGAATAAACAAGGTTTTAAGGGAATTAAATATTTCGTTAGAAAGAGCTGTTGATTATCTAAAAGATAAGGGAATTGCTATTGATGCAAATCCAAATGCGAAAATTTCTGATAGCGAATTTAATATCCTACAAAGCCAATTTGCGGGCGATAAGGGGAATAAGGAAGCTTCTAAAGAGGTAGGAGAAGAGAAAAGAAAAGAAAAAGAAGCATTACGTGTTGAACGTGAGAAAGAAATTGAGGATAAACGCAGACAAGACGAGGAACGCCAAAAGCAACAAGAGATTATAAAAGCGAGAGCTGTTGTAACCGGACCTGTTCAAGTTGGTAAAATTGATTTAAATCCAAAGAAACCTGCAGTTGTTTCTACTCCTCCTATTGTTGAGGAACCAGTTAAGGCTGAAGAACCAAAAGTAGTTGTTGCTCCAACTCAACCAGAAAAACCTGTTCAAAAAGAAGTTGTACAGCCTGAGCCGGTAGTGGCTCCTGTAGTTTCTGAAGAGAAAAAGGTAGAAAAACCTATTATTACAGAGAAAAAAGAAGTAAAAGTGGAAACTCCTAAAGTAGCACCGGAACCTGTTATTTCGACAGATCCTACAACTGCTGAGGAAACTATCACTACTCAATATCAAAAATTATCGGGAACTACTCTTACTGGACAAACAATTGATTTATCTCAATTTAATAAGCCTAAGAAAAAGAAAGAAGATCCAAAGATAACTCCGAATAAACCGGGAGCTCCTGGGGCAAATAATAATAACGCTAATAAAAATAAGCGTAAAAGAATTGCTCCTAAGCCTGGAACTCCGGGTGCGCCAAAACCTGCAACAGGTAATGCGCCGGGAACTCCAAACCCAAATAAAATTACACCTAATACCGGTGGTGGAGGATTTAATGCTAACAGAAGCGCAAGACCTGGTTTTGTAAAAGGGAACCGTCCTGCAATTGTAGCTAAAGTTGAGCCTACTGAAGAGGAAGTAAAAAACCAAATTAGAGAGACTCTTGAAAAACTTCAAGGTAAAGGTGGAAAATCAAAAGCTGCTAAATACAGAAGAGATAAAAGAGATACGCATCGTCAGAAATCTGATGAAGAGCAAAGAGCGCTTGACGAAGGAAGTAAAACTATTAAAGTTACTGAGTTTGTTACTGTAGGTGAAATTGCAATCATGATGGATGTGCCGATTACTAAAGTAATTGGAACTTGTATGTCTCTTGGTATCATGGTTACTATGAACCAACGTCTGGATGCTGAAACATTAACTATCGTTGCCGATGAATTTGGTTATGAAGTTGAGTTTATTACAGTTGATATCGAAGAAGCAATCGAGGTTGTTGAAGATAAAGAAGAAGATTTAGTAGTAAGAGCACCAATTGTTACTGTAATGGGTCACGTCGATCACGGTAAAACATCTTTACTGGATTATATCCGTAAAGAAAATGTTATCGCTGGTGAGTCTGGAGGTATTACACAGCACATTGGAGCATACGGAGTAACTTTAGATAATGGTCAAAAAATTGCATTTTTAGATACACCAGGTCACGAGGCGTTTACCGCTATGCGTGCACGTGGAGCTCAAGTTACAGATATCGCGATTATTGTTGTAGCGGCGGATGATGATATCATGCCACAAACAAAAGAGGCAATCTCTCACGCACAAGCTGCAGGAGTGCCAATTATATTTGCAATCAATAAAATTGATAAACCAAATGCGAATGTTGAGAAAATCAAAGAGCGTTTGGCTAGTATGAATTTACTTGTTGAAGATTGGGGTGGAAAAATTCAGTCACATGATATTTCTGCAAAAGTTGGAACAGGAGTAAAAGAATTATTGGAAAAAGTTTTATTAGAAGCTGAAATTTTAGATTTAAAATCTAATCCAAATAAAGCAGCACAGGGAACTGTAGTTGAGGCTTTCTTAGATAAAGGAAAAGGATATGTTTCTACAATCTTAGTTCAACACGGAACTTTAAGAGTTGGAGATTATATGTTGGCAGGAAAACATCATGGTAAAATTAAAGCTATGCATGACGAACGTGGACATATTGTTAAAGAAGCTGGTCCATCAACTCCAGTATCTGTTTTAGGTCTTGATGGAGCTGCAACGGCAGGTGATAAGTTTAACGTTTTTGAAGACGAAAAAGAAGCAAAACAAATTGCATCAAAACGTTCTCAATTAATGCGTGAACAATCTGTACGTACACAAAGACATATTACGCTTGACGAAATTGGTCGTCGTATTGCTCTTGGTCAGTTTAAAGAATTGAACGTAATCCTTAAAGGAGACGTTGATGGATCTGTTGAAGCATTATCAGATTCGTTCTCTAAACTTTCTACTGAAGAAATTCAAATTAATATTATCCATAAAGGTGTTGGAGCAATTACTGAAACTGACGTTATGTTGGCTTCTGCTTCTGATGCGATCATTATCGGATTTAACGTTCGTCCTGCTGGAAATGCGAGACAACTTGCTGATAAAGAAGAAATCGATATCCGTTACTATTCTATTATCTATGCTGCTATCGATGACTTGAAAGATGCGATGGAAGGAATGTTAGCTCCTGAGATGAAAGAAGAAATTTTAGGAACAGCTGAAATTCGTGAGATTTTCAAAATTTCTAAAGTTGGTTCTATTGCAGGATGTATGGTTATGGATGGTAAAATCATGAGATCTTCTAAAATTAGAGTTATTAGAGATGGAGTAGTGGTGCATACAGGAGAACTTGTTGCATTGAAACGTTTCAAAGACGATGTTAAAGAAGTTTCTAAAGGTTACGATTGTGGTATCCAGATTAAAGGTTACAATGACATCGAAGAAAGAGATGTTATTGAAGCATACCACGAAGTTGCTATCAAGAAAAAATTGAAATAA